Part of the Aciduliprofundum boonei T469 genome is shown below.
TGCAGAATTCTTATCTCTTAATCTACAATGGCTCTTGGAGCAAGCCAGTATATGTAGGGGGAGAGTGCCCATCTTTACTCGTTAATGCTCACGGAATTTTCATAACATCTTCCATAAATCATACTCCATACATTTATTACTTCTCGCAAGGAAAATGGGAGAGTAAAAAGTTATCCAATTCATACGCAACAATAACGAATCTCACATACATAAATTCAAAACTTCTTATTTTCTGGAGTGGCAAGACATCCCTTTGGCTCACAATATTTGGAAAAACAAGTGAAAATGTAAAAATTGCAAATGCAAATTACCCGATCAGAGAGATTCATACCCATGGATTTTCGGTAACAATCAAGATGGAAAGTGAGAGTGCGTGGATATACAGAACATACAGTTCTTTCAATCTTCATCAATGGTACCTTTTAAAAGAGGAAACGAAAGAAAAGCCCTTAAAGATTTATGATTATTCATACCCAACTTCAAATCACTATGCAAAATGGACTTTTATGGTGTATATGGATGGAGATAACTCCCTCTCGGATGCCACAGAAGGTGACTTAAGTGAGATGGAAAGGGGATACCAGAACACATCATATGTTAATGTGCTCGTTCTCTGGGATAAGGATGGCAATGGAGATACTAAACTAATAGAAATTAAAAATGGAGGTTATGAGGTGCTATCTGCACCATGGATGAAGAGCGAACTTGATATGGGAAATCCAGATACCTTGGTAGATTTCGTGGTTTGGGCAATGAAAACCTATCCTGCCCAGCATTATTTTCTGGATTTATGGGACCACGGTGGAGACTACAGCGGTGCAATGTGGGACGAAACCTCTGGCTCTCATCTATCCCTTAAAGATTTACACTACGCTGCCGAAGAGATAAAAAAGAAAACAGGAGGAGTGGATATCTGGGGCTATGACGCATGTCTTATGGATGCTGGTGCGGATAACTATGAAATTAGAAATGCCACAAAGATCATTGTAGCTTCTGAGCACACCGAAGGTGACGATGGATGGGATTACAATGCTATTCTATATGGGTTAACATCTGACCCAAATATGAGTGCAGAGAATTTTGCCAGATACTTCGTGGAGCATGTGGATGATGAGAATTTACATTTTTCAATATCTACCATGGCTGCTATAAACACTACCGCTCTAGAATTTTTTATGAACTCTTACAACCAATTTGCTCAAGCAGTAAGAGCCAAAGCAGGCAGTAACAACACGGAGATCAAAGAAGCTTTTCAGAATGCAGTAAGTGCTGATACCAAGTACTGGCACTCTGGAAAGGACCTAGGAGATCTTGCAAAGGAAATACTAAAGTATGTAGGTGATAGCAACATAAGATACTGGGCAAAGAGCATGTTAGATAACGCTACCAAGAGTGTCATTGCGTACTACGACTCTGATACAAACGGAAGGAAAATGATGATGGCTGAAACAATTGAGCCCGCACAAACATCTACATTCTCCATTTTCAAGGACTACCAATGGGATGAGATGCTAAATCAGGTTTACAACATTGAAAAGGACGATACTAACAAAGCACCTTCGTGCCAGATTGAGAGCAGTAAAAATATAACACTTCAATGGGGAGATGAGATAGCAGTGTACGGCAGTGCAAGGGACGATAATTCTATAGAGTATGTGGAGATGAAAATTGATAGAGGGCCATGGTTCAGAATTGGAGGGGCACAATGGAGCTATCAGATAAATACAACTCATCTCAGTATAGGGACCCATTACATATTTGTGCGGGCTTATGATGGAGACCTATACTCCCAGAATGAATACATAACTTTACACATACTGCCCCCACCATTACCAGATTTAACCATATCAAAAGATGATATAAAATTAAACACCTCAAAACCAACTGAGGGAGATAATATAACCATAACCTTAACTGTGCACAACATAGGAATTAAAAATGCAGAGAATGTAACGGCGAGCATATACCTTGATTCTACTTATCCTCAGCAGGAAATAGGAACCGTAAACTTGGGGAACATTTCTATAGGGAAAAGTAAAAATGCAAGTATAGTTTGGAACACTTCTGGGCTCATGGGAAAACATAGGATAATAGTCTATGTGGATAAAAACAACAAAATAAAAGAGATTGATGAAAATAATAACAACGCATCCATTCCAATCTTCATTTATTATCCTCCTTCACCTCCATTAACTCCCACAGCAAAGATAGGTAAAAACTCAATTTTTATCTCTTGGCTCGCACCAATGGATGATGGGGGCTTTCCTATAAAAGGATATAGAATATATAGAGGTACCCAAAAATCAAATCTCTCCCTCACCTATGAAATTAAAGGAAACATCACAGAATTCTCAGATTATAACATAACTCCCGATGTCAGATACTACTATGCTATCAGCGCATTTACCGATGCGGGAGAATCAAAATTGAGTGAAGAGATAAGTGCGTTCGCAGATAATATCAAACCTTGGATTAGAATAAACTCACCATATAACAACTCTATAGCCAACAAGAGCCACTTTATGCTCACCTGGAAAGGAAACGATTCACAAAGCGGTCTAAACCATTTTGAGATAAGATGGGATAACAGAAGTTGGATAAATGTTGGACTTGAAAGAAGTTATAAAATTTATTTGAGCAATGGAAAGCATCACATCTTCGTTAAAGCCGTTGATAATGCAGGTAACTTCAACATATCTGAGATAAAGGTGTTAGTAGATACCTCACCCCCCACATTGAAAATAAGTTATCCAACTAAAGATGTGATCTTGAACATAAGCAATTTTGAAATCAATTTCAATGTATCTGATAATTTATCTGGAGTAAGTAGATGCTATTTTAGAATCGATAAGGGGTTGTGGAAAACAATCAATAACGATACTCTAAAAATATCCGTTAACGATGGCCCCCATGTAATCTATCTCAAAGCCGTGGATAGGGCTGGAAATATTGCCTACAAAGAGAGAAGCTTTACCGTGGATACTACTCCTCCTGAAATATATTCAATAAGCCCACCAAGCAATTATACGCTCAATATAAAATATAGCAATCTCACAATAGGATGGTTAGCAAGAGATAACCTTGGCATTGCCTATTTCGCCATCAAAATAAATAATGGCTCTTGGATAGACTTAGGAATGAATGAGACTTACACCGTAAAAAACCCAAGACAGGAAAACTACACAATTCTGATAAAAGTGGTGGATCTAGCTGGAAATTACGAGATTAAAAAGATTACAATAAGATGTATTATCGATTCGGATGGAGATGGAGTTCCCGATAACGAGGATGCATTTCCCCATAATCCCAAGGAGTGGAAGGATGGCGATGGAGATGGTATAGGGGATAACGAAGATTTCTTGCCACACTTCAACAATTACATATTCTATGCTCTAATAACCTTGCTCATCATTTCAATTGCAGCAATAATAAAAATTAAAAAATTTAGGAGACAATGACCAATTTTATAGTCATTCCATCAATGCTCCATTCTTTCTGGTATCCTTTCTTTTCTCCCTCTTCAAGCTCTATGCTCTGCGTCTCTCTCATAATGTAATCTCTGAACTTTTCTATGGCCCTTTTAAGATTTTCATCTCCCTCATAAAATGTCTTTATCTTCTGGGCATATTGTAAATCCATATCCTTGCGCATGGCCTGAATTCTTCTCACAATCTCCCTCGCCAATCCCTCCAAGCGCAGTTCTTCAGTTATATTCGTATCAAGATATACCACCATGGGCAATCCTTCCACTTCAACTGAAAGTATGCCCTGAGATGGTTTCTCAACGATATTGATATCCTCTTCAGTCAATATGTACCCTGCAATTTCAACTCCATTCTTTATTTTCTTGGCTATTTCCTCTGCTGGAAGTTTTTCAAGCTCTTTTAGGACTTTCTTCATATCCCCTTTCAACTTGGGACCCAAAACTCTATAATTTGGCTTAATTTCAATACTTACCATTGAACCTGCGGAGGACTCTATTTTTATCTCTTTAACATTGACCTCTTCTCTAAGAACATCCACAAATTTCTCTATTATTGGATGGAATTTTTCATCTGCCACTATAGTCATAGAAGCAAGTGGTTGCCTGAGTTTTATGTTTGCCAATTGTCTCGCTCTTCTACCTGCCTCTGCAATTCTTATAGCAACATTCATTTCCTCTTCAAGCTTTTTATTTATAAGCTCTTTCCGTGGCCTGGGGTACTCTTCCAGATGCACACTCTCTTTCTTCCCCCACAGATTACCGTACATGTACTCTGCGAAGAATGGAGTAAAAGGAGCTAAAAGTTTTGCCAATTCTTTAAGAGCAAGATAAAGGGATGTATAAGCAGATATCTTGTCCTCTCCGACCTCTTCTTTCCAGAAGCGGCGGCGCGAGCGTCTTAAATACCAGTTACTGAGCTCGTCTATGAAGACCTCAATTGCCTTTGTGGCTTTGTGTATATCCAAAGAATCCAGATTTTTTCTAACCTCCACAATAGTAGTATTCAGGCGCGAGAGGAGCCAACTATCCAATTCGTTTTTAATCTCCCCTATTTTATCAGGGGTGAAATTATCCAAAGAGGCATTGTTCTTGAAAAATACATAAACATTCCAAAGTGTCATCAATGTCTTTTGAGCATACTCCCGTACCAAATTCTCTGAAAAGCGGCGGCTCTTCCAAACAGGAGTGGAGTAGAAGTAGAGACGCACTGCATCTGCACC
Proteins encoded:
- a CDS encoding clostripain-related cysteine peptidase — translated: MKFRMMLILFITAIFIIQILSGNITYGMAPKENANPIKDIENELNGKIIIEKYKNLIYAVYTKQRMQNSYLLIYNGSWSKPVYVGGECPSLLVNAHGIFITSSINHTPYIYYFSQGKWESKKLSNSYATITNLTYINSKLLIFWSGKTSLWLTIFGKTSENVKIANANYPIREIHTHGFSVTIKMESESAWIYRTYSSFNLHQWYLLKEETKEKPLKIYDYSYPTSNHYAKWTFMVYMDGDNSLSDATEGDLSEMERGYQNTSYVNVLVLWDKDGNGDTKLIEIKNGGYEVLSAPWMKSELDMGNPDTLVDFVVWAMKTYPAQHYFLDLWDHGGDYSGAMWDETSGSHLSLKDLHYAAEEIKKKTGGVDIWGYDACLMDAGADNYEIRNATKIIVASEHTEGDDGWDYNAILYGLTSDPNMSAENFARYFVEHVDDENLHFSISTMAAINTTALEFFMNSYNQFAQAVRAKAGSNNTEIKEAFQNAVSADTKYWHSGKDLGDLAKEILKYVGDSNIRYWAKSMLDNATKSVIAYYDSDTNGRKMMMAETIEPAQTSTFSIFKDYQWDEMLNQVYNIEKDDTNKAPSCQIESSKNITLQWGDEIAVYGSARDDNSIEYVEMKIDRGPWFRIGGAQWSYQINTTHLSIGTHYIFVRAYDGDLYSQNEYITLHILPPPLPDLTISKDDIKLNTSKPTEGDNITITLTVHNIGIKNAENVTASIYLDSTYPQQEIGTVNLGNISIGKSKNASIVWNTSGLMGKHRIIVYVDKNNKIKEIDENNNNASIPIFIYYPPSPPLTPTAKIGKNSIFISWLAPMDDGGFPIKGYRIYRGTQKSNLSLTYEIKGNITEFSDYNITPDVRYYYAISAFTDAGESKLSEEISAFADNIKPWIRINSPYNNSIANKSHFMLTWKGNDSQSGLNHFEIRWDNRSWINVGLERSYKIYLSNGKHHIFVKAVDNAGNFNISEIKVLVDTSPPTLKISYPTKDVILNISNFEINFNVSDNLSGVSRCYFRIDKGLWKTINNDTLKISVNDGPHVIYLKAVDRAGNIAYKERSFTVDTTPPEIYSISPPSNYTLNIKYSNLTIGWLARDNLGIAYFAIKINNGSWIDLGMNETYTVKNPRQENYTILIKVVDLAGNYEIKKITIRCIIDSDGDGVPDNEDAFPHNPKEWKDGDGDGIGDNEDFLPHFNNYIFYALITLLIISIAAIIKIKKFRRQ